The following proteins are co-located in the Spinactinospora alkalitolerans genome:
- the larE gene encoding ATP-dependent sacrificial sulfur transferase LarE, with translation MSDAMNDTVDDAGGALARLRERLAGEHRVVVAFSGGADSALLAFAAADALGPGALAVTAVSPSLAAAERRAAREFAAEHRIRHLEVCTDEGTRPEYVANGGDRCFHCKSALFDAVGPLAGLLDASVAVGTNLDDLGDHRPGQRAAALRGVITPLADAGFTKRMVREASARLGLRTAEKPAAPCLASRVAYGESVTPEVLARVEAAEEAVRALGFATVRVRAHSGGTVARIEVPDAEAARAVELRHRIDPAVRSCGFTFCSLDLAGFATGRLNALLPLVGTGRPTEG, from the coding sequence GTGAGCGACGCGATGAACGACACGGTGGACGACGCGGGCGGCGCGCTCGCACGGCTGCGCGAGCGGCTCGCCGGGGAGCACAGGGTCGTCGTGGCGTTCTCGGGCGGAGCGGACTCGGCCCTGCTCGCGTTCGCGGCGGCCGACGCGCTCGGACCCGGCGCGCTGGCCGTCACGGCCGTCTCCCCCAGCCTCGCCGCCGCGGAGCGCCGCGCGGCCCGGGAGTTCGCCGCCGAGCACCGGATCCGACACCTGGAGGTCTGCACCGACGAGGGGACCCGCCCGGAGTACGTCGCCAACGGCGGCGACCGGTGCTTCCACTGCAAGTCGGCGCTGTTCGACGCCGTGGGGCCGCTGGCCGGCCTGCTGGACGCCTCGGTGGCCGTGGGGACCAACCTCGACGACCTCGGCGACCACCGCCCGGGGCAGCGGGCGGCCGCGCTGCGCGGTGTCATCACCCCGCTGGCCGACGCCGGATTCACCAAGCGGATGGTCCGCGAAGCGAGCGCGCGCCTGGGCCTGCGGACGGCCGAGAAGCCGGCCGCGCCCTGCCTGGCCTCGCGCGTCGCCTACGGCGAGTCCGTCACGCCCGAGGTGCTGGCGCGGGTCGAGGCCGCCGAGGAGGCCGTGCGGGCGCTCGGCTTCGCCACCGTGCGGGTGCGCGCGCACTCCGGCGGGACCGTCGCGCGGATCGAGGTGCCCGACGCCGAGGCCGCGCGCGCCGTGGAGCTGCGCCACCGGATCGACCCGGCCGTGCGCTCCTGCGGCTTCACCTTCTGCTCCCTGGATCTGGCGGGCTTCGCGACCGGCCGGTTGAACGCCCTGCTCCCGCTGGTCGGGACCGGCCGGCCGACGGAGGGATGA
- a CDS encoding dihydrodipicolinate synthase family protein, whose amino-acid sequence MKISNDARGVYAIAPTPFHDDGAVDEKSLDRLTDFYLESGVTGITVLGQLGEAPKLEHSEALAVASRVISRAGVPVVVGVSAPGFAAMRALSDAVMDAGAAGVMIAPPASLRTDDQIIGYYRNAAKAIGPDVPFVIQDYPLTFSVVMAPKVIRAIVAENPGCVMLKHEDWPGLEKISALRGFEADGSMRRLSILCGNGGLFLDFETERGADGAMTGYCFPDMLVELVELAARGERNAAHDLFDAHLPLLRYEQQPGVGLAVRKYVFMRRGILASEAQRAPAGSLSAAARGEVDLLLSRLAAKDPRARMDG is encoded by the coding sequence GTGAAGATCAGCAACGACGCGCGCGGCGTGTACGCGATCGCGCCGACCCCGTTCCACGACGACGGCGCGGTCGACGAGAAGTCGCTCGACCGGCTCACCGACTTCTACCTGGAGTCGGGCGTCACCGGCATCACCGTGCTGGGCCAGCTCGGCGAGGCGCCCAAGCTGGAGCACTCCGAGGCGCTGGCCGTGGCCTCCAGGGTGATCTCCCGGGCCGGCGTGCCGGTCGTCGTGGGCGTCTCGGCGCCCGGCTTCGCCGCGATGCGCGCCCTGTCCGACGCCGTCATGGACGCCGGTGCCGCCGGCGTCATGATCGCGCCGCCCGCCTCGCTGCGGACCGACGACCAGATCATCGGCTACTACCGCAACGCGGCGAAGGCGATCGGCCCCGACGTGCCCTTCGTCATCCAGGACTACCCCCTGACCTTCTCGGTCGTGATGGCGCCGAAGGTGATCCGGGCGATCGTCGCCGAGAACCCCGGCTGCGTCATGCTCAAGCACGAGGACTGGCCCGGCCTGGAGAAGATCTCCGCGCTGCGCGGCTTCGAGGCCGACGGCTCCATGCGGCGGCTGTCCATCCTGTGCGGCAACGGCGGCCTGTTCCTGGACTTCGAGACCGAGCGCGGCGCCGACGGCGCCATGACCGGGTACTGCTTCCCCGACATGCTGGTCGAACTCGTCGAGCTGGCCGCCCGGGGCGAGCGGAACGCCGCGCACGACCTCTTCGACGCCCACCTCCCGCTGCTGCGCTACGAGCAGCAGCCGGGGGTGGGATTGGCGGTGCGCAAGTACGTCTTCATGCGCCGGGGCATCCTCGCCTCCGAGGCCCAGCGCGCCCCGGCGGGCTCGCTGTCCGCGGCCGCGCGCGGCGAGGTCGACCTGCTGCTCTCCCGCCTGGCCGCCAAGGACCCCCGCGCCCGCATGGACGGATAG
- a CDS encoding tripartite tricarboxylate transporter substrate binding protein, which translates to MNRRRFLRIGGLGLAGAAAGGGLLTGCGSAGGAGKYPERPIQMIIAYAPGGGTDVGARILQPYLEEELGGEIQIVNRPGGGGWAGWNEIARADPNGYTLGFINSPNFMTGYLDPRLGRQDLGLDSFTPIANQVTDYGAVAVHPDDDRFDDIGGFIRHATENPLVVTSTGVGSDDHFASLALSDRYEARFDVLHNEGSSDSLSDLLGRNTDAVFANVGELMSHHQDGKVRVIAVMKDGEQRSPYLPDVPTLAEAGFGGVESWSSRGIAGPAGLDPTVTEKLSAACRRAIDNPEHIEQLGAQGLEVDYRAPEEYAEMLEEDDAFTRRLGEKYIWGPEGL; encoded by the coding sequence ATGAACCGCCGGCGGTTCCTGCGGATCGGCGGACTCGGCCTCGCCGGGGCCGCGGCCGGAGGGGGCCTCCTCACCGGCTGCGGGTCGGCGGGCGGCGCGGGGAAGTACCCGGAGCGCCCCATTCAGATGATCATCGCCTACGCGCCCGGCGGCGGGACCGACGTGGGCGCCCGGATCCTGCAGCCCTACCTGGAGGAGGAACTGGGCGGCGAGATCCAGATCGTCAACCGCCCCGGCGGCGGCGGTTGGGCCGGCTGGAACGAGATCGCCCGCGCCGATCCGAACGGCTACACGCTCGGGTTCATCAACTCCCCGAACTTCATGACCGGCTACCTCGACCCGCGGCTGGGCCGCCAGGACCTGGGACTCGACTCGTTCACCCCGATCGCCAACCAGGTCACCGACTACGGGGCCGTCGCGGTCCACCCCGACGACGACCGGTTCGACGACATCGGCGGGTTCATCCGCCACGCCACTGAGAACCCGCTGGTCGTCACGTCGACCGGGGTGGGCAGCGACGACCACTTCGCCTCCCTCGCCCTGAGCGACCGCTACGAGGCGAGGTTCGACGTCCTGCACAACGAGGGTTCCTCCGACAGCCTCTCCGACCTGCTCGGGCGCAACACCGACGCGGTCTTCGCCAACGTCGGCGAACTCATGTCCCACCACCAGGACGGCAAGGTCAGGGTGATCGCGGTGATGAAGGACGGCGAGCAGCGCTCCCCCTACCTGCCGGACGTGCCGACGCTGGCCGAGGCCGGCTTCGGCGGCGTCGAGTCGTGGTCCTCCCGGGGCATCGCGGGACCGGCGGGCCTGGACCCGACGGTCACCGAGAAGCTGAGCGCGGCCTGCCGCAGGGCGATCGACAACCCCGAGCACATCGAGCAGCTCGGCGCGCAGGGCCTGGAGGTCGACTACCGCGCGCCCGAGGAGTACGCCGAGATGCTCGAGGAGGACGACGCGTTCACCCGCCGCCTCGGCGAGAAGTACATCTGGGGCCCCGAAGGGCTCTGA
- the larC gene encoding nickel pincer cofactor biosynthesis protein LarC produces the protein MILWLHPFAGISGDMLLGALIDLGAPVADVTASIEATGLTGWRLEARRVQKEGIAATKADVRVEDAATSRRAGELIERAELARPEPVARIAAEAIASIARVEARLHGAEPEEVHLHEIGGLDTVVDTVGVAAALHLLGVDEVVSAPLVLGRTTIGTAHGRLPAPAPATLALLRGVPVTGEEIEAETVTPTGAALLAATAAEYGPPPPMLLHGTGYGAGDRTLPDRPNVLQATLGERIGAGHAGHGPTAEERYVVLETNVDDATGETLGHVVERALEAGAADAWVAPIVMKKGRPAHTVHVLCRPERVPELEALLLRESGSLGARRTPTGRVALPRRTTTVVLDGCEIRVKHGPWRAKPEHDDAVRAAKALGVPLREVAERALRALPPEPGR, from the coding sequence GTGATCCTGTGGCTGCACCCCTTCGCCGGGATCTCGGGCGACATGCTGCTCGGCGCCCTGATCGACCTGGGCGCACCCGTCGCCGACGTCACCGCGTCGATCGAGGCCACGGGCCTGACCGGGTGGCGGTTGGAGGCGCGGCGCGTGCAGAAGGAGGGGATCGCCGCGACAAAGGCCGACGTGCGCGTCGAGGATGCGGCGACGTCCCGGCGGGCCGGGGAACTCATCGAGCGCGCCGAGCTGGCCCGGCCCGAACCCGTCGCCCGGATCGCCGCCGAGGCGATCGCGTCGATCGCGCGGGTGGAGGCGCGGCTGCACGGCGCCGAGCCCGAGGAGGTGCACCTGCACGAGATCGGCGGCCTCGACACCGTGGTCGACACCGTCGGGGTCGCGGCGGCGCTGCACCTGCTCGGCGTCGACGAGGTCGTCTCCGCGCCCCTCGTCCTGGGCCGGACCACGATCGGCACCGCGCACGGCCGGCTGCCCGCCCCGGCGCCGGCGACGCTGGCCCTGCTGCGCGGGGTGCCGGTGACGGGTGAGGAGATCGAGGCCGAGACCGTCACCCCGACCGGGGCGGCGCTCCTGGCGGCCACGGCCGCGGAGTACGGTCCGCCACCGCCGATGCTGCTGCACGGCACCGGGTACGGCGCGGGCGACCGGACACTCCCCGACCGGCCCAACGTCCTCCAGGCCACGCTCGGCGAGCGCATCGGCGCGGGGCACGCGGGGCACGGCCCGACCGCCGAGGAGCGGTACGTGGTTCTGGAGACCAATGTGGACGACGCCACCGGCGAGACGCTCGGCCACGTCGTCGAGCGCGCGCTGGAGGCCGGCGCGGCCGACGCGTGGGTGGCGCCCATCGTCATGAAGAAGGGCCGCCCCGCCCACACCGTGCACGTGCTGTGCCGACCGGAGCGGGTGCCCGAACTGGAGGCGCTGCTGCTGCGCGAGAGCGGCAGCCTGGGCGCGCGCCGCACGCCCACGGGCAGGGTCGCGCTCCCCAGGCGCACGACGACGGTCGTCCTCGACGGCTGCGAGATCCGCGTCAAGCACGGCCCGTGGCGCGCCAAACCCGAGCACGACGACGCCGTCAGGGCCGCGAAGGCGCTCGGCGTCCCGCTCCGCGAGGTCGCCGAGCGCGCGCTGCGGGCGCTGCCGCCCGAGCCCGGTCGGTGA
- a CDS encoding mandelate racemase/muconate lactonizing enzyme family protein, with protein MSDHGSGGHGAATVSTVEARVARVPLEQATSFATRQVTARDYVLVTVTGDDGVRGHGFCYAGSSGGEVVRAAVTELLAAAVVGRDPFLVERIWQDMYQEALLHGRTGSVMRALSALDIALWDRNARAVGLPLHRLLGGFHAETVPAYASGGYYLEGKTPEDLGEELAGYVKSGFRAVKMKVGRLSPAEEEARVAAARAAVGDDVLLMLDANNAWSDLPGALRAVERLAPYDPYWIEEPFSPDDIDNHARLARSTRVPVATGEIEAGRWRHKELLQREAAAILQTDAAVCGGITEFRRIAATASAHGVPVAPHWFHDLHAHLVAATPNCTFVEFFPDDRVLNFRALIDTQLAVRDGELVLPRTPGLGFGFDPEAVERYTVPGTPAAVSAA; from the coding sequence ATGTCCGATCACGGGTCCGGCGGTCACGGGGCCGCCACGGTCTCGACCGTCGAAGCGCGCGTGGCCAGGGTGCCGTTGGAGCAGGCGACGTCGTTCGCCACGCGCCAGGTGACCGCCAGGGACTACGTCCTCGTCACCGTCACCGGTGACGACGGCGTGCGGGGCCACGGCTTCTGCTACGCCGGCAGCAGTGGCGGGGAGGTGGTCCGCGCCGCCGTCACCGAACTGCTCGCCGCCGCCGTGGTGGGCCGGGACCCGTTCCTGGTGGAGCGGATCTGGCAGGACATGTACCAGGAGGCGCTGCTGCACGGCCGCACGGGTTCGGTCATGCGGGCGCTGAGCGCCCTCGACATCGCCCTGTGGGACCGCAACGCCCGCGCCGTCGGCCTGCCGCTGCACCGCCTGCTCGGCGGGTTCCACGCCGAGACCGTTCCCGCCTACGCCAGCGGCGGCTACTACCTGGAGGGCAAGACGCCCGAGGACCTGGGCGAGGAGCTGGCCGGCTACGTCAAGAGCGGGTTCCGCGCCGTGAAGATGAAGGTCGGGCGGCTGTCACCGGCCGAGGAGGAGGCGCGGGTGGCCGCGGCGCGCGCCGCGGTCGGCGACGACGTCCTGCTCATGCTCGACGCCAACAACGCCTGGTCCGACCTGCCCGGCGCGCTCAGGGCCGTCGAACGCCTCGCGCCCTACGACCCGTACTGGATCGAGGAGCCCTTCAGCCCCGACGACATCGACAACCACGCGCGCCTGGCGCGCTCCACCCGCGTGCCGGTGGCCACGGGCGAGATCGAGGCCGGGCGCTGGCGGCACAAGGAGCTGCTGCAGCGGGAGGCCGCGGCGATCCTGCAGACCGACGCCGCCGTCTGCGGCGGGATCACCGAGTTCAGGAGGATCGCCGCGACCGCGTCGGCCCACGGCGTCCCGGTGGCCCCGCACTGGTTCCACGACCTGCACGCCCACCTGGTCGCGGCCACCCCCAACTGCACGTTCGTCGAGTTCTTCCCCGATGACCGGGTCCTCAACTTCCGCGCGCTCATCGACACCCAGCTCGCCGTGCGCGACGGCGAGCTGGTGCTGCCGCGCACCCCCGGGCTCGGGTTCGGGTTCGACCCCGAGGCCGTGGAGCGCTACACGGTGCCCGGGACACCGGCCGCCGTCAGCGCCGCCTGA
- a CDS encoding Ldh family oxidoreductase, whose product MSVGRERGAAAGAGTAAADALPGVEPAGLEELVRRIFVAAGLSEQDARAVAGHLVLADLRGVDSHGVSRTAIYVTRLRQGLVNPRPRHRTLTETPVSALLDADNGSGIVAAEQAMRAAVGKAAETGIGMASVRNSNHCGMLAHYTGMAAREGLIGFATTSAPPAMAPWGAKEAFFGTNPLSYAVPTPAGRPDIVFDMATSHVAKGKIILAGKNGERIPLGWALDSEGRPTHDPASALRGTMLPLGGAKGSGLALLVDVLSSLLSGAHHGPHIPPLYDNPDRAQGIGHFFLALRPGVFVPPEEFTARVAGLADELKALPAAEGHDRVYLPGEPEAEREALRREHGIPLSAEVRAELREVASGLGVARSSVDALDGARPPGGPDRGSASDRERGAAR is encoded by the coding sequence ATGTCGGTCGGACGGGAACGAGGAGCGGCCGCCGGGGCCGGGACTGCGGCGGCCGACGCACTGCCGGGTGTCGAGCCCGCCGGGCTGGAGGAGCTGGTCCGGCGGATCTTCGTCGCCGCGGGGCTGTCCGAGCAGGACGCCCGGGCGGTCGCCGGCCACCTCGTGCTGGCCGACCTCAGGGGCGTCGACTCCCACGGCGTCAGCCGGACCGCCATCTACGTCACCCGGCTCCGGCAGGGGCTGGTCAATCCCCGCCCCCGGCATCGGACGCTCACCGAGACCCCGGTGAGCGCGCTGCTGGACGCCGACAACGGCTCCGGGATCGTGGCGGCCGAGCAGGCGATGCGGGCCGCCGTCGGCAAGGCCGCGGAGACCGGGATCGGGATGGCGAGCGTGCGCAACTCCAACCACTGCGGGATGCTCGCCCACTACACCGGCATGGCCGCGCGGGAGGGGCTCATCGGCTTCGCGACCACCAGCGCCCCGCCCGCCATGGCCCCCTGGGGCGCCAAGGAGGCCTTCTTCGGGACCAACCCGCTCTCCTACGCGGTCCCCACGCCCGCCGGGCGCCCCGACATCGTCTTCGACATGGCGACCAGCCACGTCGCCAAGGGCAAGATCATTCTCGCCGGCAAGAACGGCGAGCGGATCCCGCTGGGCTGGGCGCTCGACTCCGAGGGCCGCCCGACGCACGACCCCGCCTCGGCGCTGCGGGGCACCATGCTGCCCCTGGGCGGGGCCAAGGGGTCCGGGCTGGCGCTGCTCGTGGACGTCCTGTCGTCGCTGCTCTCCGGCGCCCACCACGGCCCGCACATCCCGCCGCTCTACGACAACCCCGACCGCGCGCAGGGGATCGGGCACTTCTTCCTGGCGCTGCGGCCCGGCGTCTTCGTCCCGCCCGAGGAGTTCACCGCGCGGGTGGCCGGGCTGGCCGACGAGTTGAAGGCGCTGCCCGCGGCCGAGGGCCACGACCGGGTGTACCTGCCGGGCGAGCCGGAGGCCGAGCGCGAGGCGCTGCGCCGCGAGCACGGGATCCCGCTCTCCGCCGAGGTGCGCGCGGAGCTGCGCGAGGTCGCCTCGGGGCTCGGCGTCGCGCGCTCCAGCGTCGACGCGCTCGACGGCGCCCGCCCGCCGGGCGGTCCCGACCGCGGGAGCGCGTCCGACCGGGAGAGGGGGGCCGCGCGGTGA
- a CDS encoding GntR family transcriptional regulator, translating to MDALAPMRAHGPLKNLRMSETAYEAIEGAIVRCELPPGTPLVDRQLSEALGVSRTPIRDAMQSLEAAGLVVRVRGRYSVAGFDLDDVRELYQVRRLLEPLGLEHLAETWDEEVVDELAGFFDAAPAPGPPGPYEEYLARDHAFHKRIVALAGNSRLTRFYAVNEKQINRIRHYLAPGYEGRMTEVVDEHKDVCGAIGRKDLAAARAALIGHLEAGEATMIKFLAQQQERTGNDGND from the coding sequence ATGGACGCGCTAGCCCCGATGCGTGCACACGGGCCACTGAAGAACCTGCGGATGAGCGAGACCGCCTACGAGGCGATCGAGGGCGCGATCGTGCGCTGCGAGCTGCCGCCGGGCACACCGCTGGTGGACCGGCAGCTCTCGGAGGCGCTCGGCGTCAGCCGGACGCCCATCCGCGACGCGATGCAGAGCCTGGAGGCCGCCGGCCTCGTGGTGCGCGTGCGGGGCAGGTACTCCGTCGCCGGCTTCGACCTCGACGACGTTCGGGAGCTCTACCAGGTGCGGCGGCTGCTGGAGCCGCTGGGCCTGGAGCACCTGGCCGAGACCTGGGACGAGGAGGTCGTCGACGAACTCGCCGGGTTCTTCGACGCGGCCCCCGCGCCGGGACCGCCGGGGCCCTACGAGGAGTACCTCGCGCGCGACCACGCCTTCCACAAGCGCATCGTCGCCCTGGCCGGGAACTCCAGGCTGACCCGCTTCTACGCGGTCAACGAGAAGCAGATCAACCGGATCCGGCACTACCTGGCCCCCGGATACGAGGGCCGGATGACGGAAGTCGTCGACGAGCACAAGGACGTCTGCGGCGCCATCGGAAGAAAGGACCTCGCGGCGGCCCGCGCGGCGCTCATCGGCCATCTCGAAGCCGGTGAGGCCACGATGATCAAATTCCTCGCGCAGCAGCAGGAGCGGACCGGGAACGACGGGAACGACTAG
- a CDS encoding tripartite tricarboxylate transporter TctB family protein, translated as MSTESTTRPRPLRSPTPDTILGLVLTAIAAFFLVYTFELSAQAAAWPRAVLALLAVLGVAIAVRGIRSGSAPAAGDGAAPARDDDGAAPSEQGEWERGVLRRPALTLGVVVVYVGLLEVIGFLPATALYLLGHLWFGGVRDWRVFAGVVVGLIAFIHLLFAYELNVPLPTGLLFE; from the coding sequence ATGTCGACCGAATCGACGACCCGGCCGCGCCCACTGCGGTCGCCCACCCCCGACACGATCCTCGGCCTGGTCCTGACGGCCATCGCCGCCTTCTTCCTCGTCTACACCTTCGAACTCTCGGCGCAGGCCGCGGCCTGGCCCCGCGCCGTGCTCGCGCTGCTCGCAGTGCTCGGCGTCGCGATCGCGGTGCGCGGGATCCGCTCGGGCTCCGCGCCCGCGGCCGGGGACGGCGCCGCGCCCGCGCGGGACGACGACGGCGCCGCACCGTCCGAGCAGGGCGAATGGGAGCGCGGCGTCCTGCGCCGCCCGGCGCTGACCCTGGGCGTCGTCGTGGTGTACGTGGGGCTGCTGGAGGTGATCGGCTTCCTGCCCGCGACGGCCCTGTACCTGCTCGGCCACCTCTGGTTCGGCGGGGTGCGCGACTGGCGGGTGTTCGCGGGCGTGGTGGTCGGCCTCATCGCCTTCATCCACCTGCTGTTCGCCTACGAGCTCAACGTCCCGCTGCCCACCGGTCTGCTGTTCGAGTAG
- the larB gene encoding nickel pincer cofactor biosynthesis protein LarB: MDPNRNGQAPGPGPGEGFVDLGFARVDTQRESRQGVAECVYAPGKRPEEVTAIVAELLAHGEGPVLVTRADEVTARTVLREHPHGDYDPEARLLSWRRSARRPFRLAVLTAGTSDGPVAAEAAAVARAVGLRVDLHRDVGVAGLHRLLDCVDQVGEHDAVIVVAGMEGALASVVGGLVAQPVIAVPTSTGYGAGLEGVTALLAMLSSCAAGLTVVNIDSGFGAAMAAHRLCAAMERSRP; this comes from the coding sequence ATGGACCCGAACCGCAACGGACAGGCTCCCGGCCCCGGTCCCGGAGAAGGGTTCGTCGACCTGGGCTTCGCCCGCGTCGACACGCAGCGGGAGTCGCGGCAGGGCGTGGCGGAGTGCGTGTACGCGCCGGGCAAGCGGCCCGAGGAGGTCACCGCGATCGTGGCCGAGCTGCTCGCCCACGGCGAGGGGCCGGTCCTCGTCACGCGCGCCGATGAGGTGACCGCCCGCACGGTGCTGCGGGAGCACCCGCACGGCGACTACGACCCCGAAGCCCGGCTGCTGTCCTGGCGCCGGTCGGCGCGGCGGCCGTTCCGGCTGGCCGTGCTGACGGCGGGGACCTCCGACGGGCCGGTGGCGGCCGAGGCCGCCGCCGTGGCCCGCGCCGTCGGCCTGCGCGTCGACCTCCACCGCGACGTCGGGGTGGCCGGCCTGCACCGGCTCCTCGACTGCGTCGACCAGGTGGGCGAGCACGACGCGGTGATCGTGGTCGCGGGCATGGAGGGCGCGCTGGCCAGCGTCGTCGGCGGCCTCGTGGCCCAGCCGGTCATCGCCGTGCCGACGTCGACCGGCTACGGGGCCGGACTGGAGGGTGTCACGGCCCTGCTCGCCATGTTGAGCTCGTGCGCGGCCGGGCTCACCGTCGTCAACATCGACTCCGGGTTCGGCGCCGCGATGGCGGCGCACCGGCTGTGCGCGGCCATGGAGAGGAGCCGGCCGTGA
- a CDS encoding tripartite tricarboxylate transporter permease: protein MDSTLLMAALANLFTPEVLFAIVAGVVGGIVIGALPGLSGTMGIALLVPITFGMDPVAGISMLVSIYAAATYGGSVSAILINTPGTPAGAATALDGYQMTRQGKGAKALAVSAIASMIGGLVSAFALLLVAPPLAEISLAFSASEYFLIAVFGLLIIGSLSAGSLLKGFAAGTLGLLTATVGIDILTGYPRFTFGTTSLQSGIELVPALIGLFSLSQVLVIAEGRDGGPSAMAEALRGRALPTLRELKRIGGTVLRSSGIGVFVGILPGAGGDIGSWVGYNEAKRFSRGADKEEFGKGSIKGVAAAESANNAVTGGAMIPLLTLGIPGGSATAVILGGLLIHGMQPGGGLFTDQADITYAIMLGFLLANILMGVIAIAGARYFVHATRVPMRVLVPVIVALCVVGTYAVNNSVADVWVMLFFGAAGYLLRKVGVPPAPVVLGLILGAIAEKGLRQSVVMAQGDVLAYYLSRPLSVVLMALILISLLTPVLARRLRRRIPESEEVRA, encoded by the coding sequence ATGGACTCGACACTGCTCATGGCCGCGCTGGCCAACCTCTTCACCCCCGAGGTCCTGTTCGCGATCGTCGCCGGGGTCGTCGGCGGCATCGTGATCGGCGCGCTCCCCGGCCTGAGCGGGACGATGGGGATCGCCCTGCTCGTGCCGATCACCTTCGGGATGGACCCGGTCGCCGGCATCTCGATGCTGGTGAGCATCTACGCCGCCGCCACCTACGGCGGCTCCGTCTCGGCCATCCTGATCAACACGCCGGGCACCCCGGCCGGTGCGGCCACCGCCCTCGACGGCTACCAGATGACCCGCCAGGGCAAGGGCGCGAAGGCCCTGGCCGTCTCGGCGATCGCGTCGATGATCGGCGGGCTGGTCAGCGCCTTCGCGCTGCTGCTGGTCGCCCCGCCCCTGGCCGAGATCTCCCTCGCCTTCTCCGCCTCCGAGTACTTCCTGATCGCGGTCTTCGGACTGCTGATCATCGGCAGCCTCTCGGCCGGCTCCCTGCTGAAGGGGTTCGCCGCCGGAACCCTCGGGCTGCTGACGGCGACGGTCGGGATCGACATCCTGACGGGATACCCGCGCTTCACCTTCGGGACGACGTCGCTGCAGTCGGGGATCGAGCTGGTGCCCGCACTGATCGGCCTGTTCTCGCTCTCCCAGGTGCTGGTGATCGCCGAGGGCCGGGACGGCGGCCCCTCCGCGATGGCCGAGGCCCTGCGGGGCCGGGCGCTGCCCACGCTGCGGGAGCTGAAGCGGATCGGCGGCACGGTCCTGCGCTCCTCCGGCATCGGCGTCTTCGTCGGCATCCTGCCGGGCGCCGGCGGCGACATCGGCTCGTGGGTCGGCTACAACGAGGCCAAGCGGTTCTCCCGCGGCGCCGACAAGGAGGAGTTCGGCAAGGGCTCGATCAAGGGCGTGGCCGCGGCGGAGAGCGCCAACAACGCGGTCACCGGCGGGGCGATGATCCCGCTGCTCACCCTGGGCATCCCGGGCGGCTCGGCGACGGCGGTGATCCTCGGCGGCCTCCTCATCCACGGGATGCAGCCCGGCGGCGGCCTGTTCACCGATCAGGCCGACATCACCTACGCGATCATGCTCGGCTTCCTGCTCGCCAACATCCTCATGGGCGTGATCGCGATCGCCGGGGCCAGGTACTTCGTGCACGCCACGCGGGTGCCGATGCGCGTCCTGGTGCCCGTCATCGTCGCGCTGTGCGTAGTGGGCACCTACGCGGTCAACAACAGCGTCGCCGACGTCTGGGTGATGCTGTTCTTCGGGGCCGCGGGATACCTGCTGCGCAAGGTCGGCGTGCCGCCGGCGCCGGTGGTCCTGGGGCTCATCCTCGGCGCCATCGCGGAGAAGGGGCTGCGCCAGTCGGTGGTGATGGCCCAGGGCGACGTGCTGGCCTACTACCTGTCCCGGCCGCTGTCCGTGGTGCTCATGGCCCTGATCCTGATCTCCCTGCTGACCCCGGTGCTGGCGCGGCGGCTGCGCCGGCGCATCCCCGAGTCCGAGGAGGTCAGGGCGTGA